ATCATATGAAAACCAGATACACTAATGGCGTGAACCACCCCTAAGGTCTTTAAATCTTCTTTATCTTCCAAAGATATATAATCCTCTTCTCCAAATGCAAGAGCCATTAATATGCTTGTATTTTCCTCACCTAATATACTGTTAAATTCTTTATACATTTTATCTTTTATATTATTTATTTTTATAAGTCTGCTTTCACCTATTTTTCTTGAACTGTTTACTTTAATTTCACCTATTACTCCTGCAGAAATATCTATATTTCTTTCAAAATCTCCTTTTATATATACTTTATCTCCTTTTTTTAATTCCTTATTACAACCTAGTAAATTAACATATCTTCCATCTAAAGCTCCTCTTTTGAAAAATCCTCTATCGTATGTTATATCTACAACTAATTCACTATGTTTTTTAGGCAAATTATAAGAAAAATAAAATATATTAAAAAAATATCCTAAAATATAAAATAATACTATTATATTGGAAAATTTTATATCAATAGTAAAGTAAATAAACAAAAAAAAGATTGTAGTAAAGACTACAAAAATAATAACAGTTTCATAGAATATTGTGAAACTAAAACTTCCTAAAAATAAAGCTATGGCATAATAAACTATAGGGTTTCCTACTAATATTTTTTCATTCTTCATTTTATTATCTCCAAATAAATAATAATAGTAAGATTATACCCCTACAGTTATATTTATAAACCATAACTAGTAAATTACTAAGCCACTTTTCTTAAAAACTCCTATTCTGCTTAAGTTGCAAAATTTTGAAATTGCATATTTATTAATAATAATCCATGTACATTTCCTCTATGGCATAAGAAACTTTTTTAAAAGAAAGACTGAATATATAGTGAATGATTAATATTGCCGTAATAAAAACATAGTGTTCTTTACTAAACATAATAAAACTAAACCCTTTCATACTTCCTAATACACTTGTAATAAAAAACATAAATAGTATATTTAAAATAACTAGTATATTAGATACAAGATTCTTAAATATAATTCCATTGTTTATTAAATTTAATGGTGTAAAAACTATTCCAATACCCAAATTAAAAAACAATATAAGACTATTAGGTATATCTATAAACCTACTCACACTATAACTATAAAAAACATATGATATCAAAGCTATACCAATAGATTTCATTAACAAAAAAGAAAGGTTTAGATTATAATCTTTCTCACCATAATACGTTCTAGGCTCTTCTCTATTAAAAATACTCCTTTTATCTTCCATAAGTATTACTATACAGTTGGTAATTACTAAAGGAATATTAATCAAAAACACCTCATATAAAGATAATATTTTACCCTTATTTAAAATTAAAGATAAAATTAAATAAAAAATAAAAATACTAGAACATAAGAAAGTCTCATAGATTAAGGTCTTACAAAATCTAGTTATGAACCTACTCTCAAATATTAATTTAAATATTTTATTTATATTTAAGTCGTCTATGAACACATCACTTATTTTTTTAACAATATTGCTACTATTTTTCCCCATAGAAATACTTATATCTCCCTTACTCATATAAGGCAAATCAATTAATTTATTTCCTATGGCTAAAGTATAATATTTTTTATCTTTATGGCCTTTTACTACTATCTCTTTATGATGTTCATCTAATTTAGAAAATAAAACTTCCTTAGAAACAACATTATTTAATTCTTTTAAAGACATAAAATCAAATTCTACGCCAGAATAAATTTCATTAGTATCACCTATAATACCGATTTCTTTTCCAAATACCTTCGCCACCATTTTATTATCATCTGTAAATACTATAGGATTAACATTTAAATCATTACAGGTATCTTTAAAACTATATGTTTCTATTTTTATAGGGTTTAGAAAACCTATAAGCCCTACAAATACAAGATTGCTTTCTATATTTTCATCCTTAGAAGGTTCATAGTTAAAGTTTCTATAAGCAAAGGCTGTAATTTCCATCCCCTCAATAGCCATATCTAGTGCACTTTCTTTTATTTTGTCTAAATCTTCATTTTTAAGTTCAACTTCTATACCACTTTTTAATATATGGGTTGAATTTTCTAAAATCACATCCAGATTCCCAACTACATTTGCCCTATAATTATTTTCAACCTTATTTACTGTAGTTTTTATACCATTATTTCCTTCTATAGGAACTTTAAATATCCTACTATATTTATTATTTAATTCTTTTTTATCTATATAATTATTAAGTCCAAATTTTATCATTGCTATTTCTTTAGAAGCTCCCTTAAACTCCTCATTTTCTCTTGTATAATCGGAATCGTTACATAGTAAAGAAATATTAATAAGTCTCTCTAAAGTAGCGTAATTAAAATTATTAATATCTTTTTTAGTTATTTCCTGTTGGTCCTTATATATTTTTTGTATTTCAAAACTACCTTTAGATTTAATAAACAACAACTTATCATCCACAAAAATTTTTCTTATAATCATCTCATCTTTACTTAATATACCATATTTATTTAAAAATAAAGTTTGAGTTTTAGCTATATGTTTTATACAAGAAATATTTTTCAAAAAAACTCCATCCGTTCTTTTCTTTTTCATATATATAAATAATATGATAACTAACACTATTATATTTTGTACAGGTAAGGTTACAAAAATTAAAGTAGCTATAATCTCTGTAAGTATCTGTCTTTCTACACCTAAGGTGTATCCAAAAACACCGCATAATAAACTTAAACCTATCCCGGCTAAAGCAAATTTATTCATGACTTTTCTTACTTCATTTATGAAAAACTCTTTATGATTCTCGTGAAGGCTTAATGTTTTCATAAAAGAACCTATTTTAGTATCCATTCCTGTAGAAACTACTATTCCTAATCCGCTACCTTCTTTTATTATAGTCGATTTGAATACCATATTACTCATTTTATCTATACTTAAGTCTCCCTCTAACTTTGCAGGGAACTTCTCCACTAAATAGTCCTTTCCTGTTATAGGCAATTCGTTTACTTTTAATTTATTAACTTCAATTACCCTTATGTCTGCTGGTACATAACTATTCTTGAATAAAAATACTATATCACCTACAACTAGATCTTCTACCCTAATTATTTCTTCTTTTCCTTCTCTTATAACCTTAGCAGTAGCATCATTTAATACCGCTAAAGAATTTAATTTTTTTTCTTCTTCTAAGTCTAAAATTAAAAAAAATAAAAATAAAATACCAACTAAACCAAATGAAATAACAAATATATATCTAAGATTTAAATAATATAAAATTATCATAAGAATAATACTACAAATAAACCATGCTTGAAAAATTTCTTTTAAAAATAATTTAAACATGGAAGTACTATTAGGATTACTTATAATATTTCTACCATAAGCCTCTCGATTTCTTTCTACTTTATCATAATTAAGTCCTAATTCTAAATCTGAATGTAAATCCTCCAATACATTCTTGTATGAAGTTTTATACCAATCTTTCATATAGTCCCCACCCTTTATATAAATATAAAAATTCATAAATATATTAAAATTATGATTATAATTTAATTAAACATCTTTTTATATTATATCATCATATTAAACATTTTAGTTTATTTTAATTTTATTTTTAATTAAAATAAATAAAATATATACCTTTTGCATCGAAATATAAAAAAATTAAATATATACCAAAAAAATAAAAAGTCACATAAATTGTGACTTCCCATTATATTTAAATAATAAGTTTCTATATAATTAAAAAGACGGGTCGGATAGCAAATAAAATATGTATCCTAACCCGTCATTATATGTCATTTTTTGGCGGGAGTATGTGGGAATCGAACCCACCCATCGTGGTCTTAGCACGACAACTCAGTTTTGAAGACTGGCAGGCACACCAGCACCTATCTACTCCCTTAACACAAGCATTAGTATATCATATAGATAGTTATTAATCAATGATTTTTTTGTATTTTTAGATAACTTCTTCATTCTTTTTAGTATGTTTTGTAGATTAAAGTATTATTTAATCTAATCTAAAATAGAACTCTGTCATTTTCTACTCTTTTAGTGATTTTTAGTGAATCCATGTGTTCAAGAAGTGATACCGCAGTTTTTCTATTAGTATTTAGTATCTCCCTACCTTCTGATGTAGATAATTTCCCCTTTTCTTTTATATGCTTAACTATTTTATCCTTACCCCTATCATAGTATTCCTTTAAAAGAATACTATCTAAAGAAAGCTTTATTAAGGCTCCATTATCGACTAACATATCATAAACCATTTTAAATGTTTTCTTATCTTTTTCATCATTCATTATATCTGATATTTTAGGAGGATTAAACTCACCCTTTTTATATTCATATATTATTTTATTTTTTATTGCTTCTTGTTCTTTACTAAGTTTTATATCAAAGTCATATAAGAACAAGAAATTCTCGCTAAACCTTACAGCCTTTTCTTCCTTTAAAATGTTTAAAATCTCGTCATAAGCCTTCTGTTTTAGTTTTATACCAAATATTTTATTTTTAACTTCCTCTTTTCCCATTCCTATCTTTAGTGGATTCTTTAAATGATATGCTTTTAAAATATTAATTATATCTTTTTTTCTACTTTCTATATAATCTTTGTGAATATATATGGGATTATCTACGGAAGTTAGTTTTATAACCTTACCCTGACTTACTAATTCTTCTATATTTCCTTCTATATTTTGTTCATTCTTACCTAAAGCCTTAACAAGTGTAGTTATCTCAGGAAAATCTTTGCTCATTTTTTTAATAGCACTTTCTAATATTCCTTCTGTTTTTCCACTTTCTTTTATTTTTAACTCTTCAATATAGTCTTTATCAAATCTTTTAGTCTTCTTACTCACAGGGTTTATAATAATTCCACCACCAATAGTATACATAGGGGAATAATTTCTTATTACAAATCTATCATTTCTCTGAGATGTTAACTCACTCTCTAATCTTAATTGAACAAATGTACTCTCACCTGGATTTAATTCTTCTCTATCTAAAATTATTACTCTACACAGAATCTCATTAGTACCATGATATAATCTTACCCTTTGTCTATTTAATAGAGGTTTGTCCATCGATTTTAAATAATAAAGCTTACAATCAATGATCATTGAAGATTCCATAAGCCCCTCTCCAGATATAACATCTCCTCTTTTAACCTCACTTAGTTTAACATTTGATAAATTAAGTGCACATCTTTGACCTGCTTCTCCAACTTCTTTACTTTCCCCATGGATTTGTATACTTCTGATTTTAGTTTTTATATTGTTGGGGTAAATTTCTACTGTATCTCCAACTCTTACAGAGCCACTAATTATGGTACCCGTGATTACTGTACCAAAACCACTTACAGAAAATGCTCTATCTACTGGAAGTCTAAAGTGTCCTTCCACATCTTTTTCAGATATTTCCTCCGTTAATTTATCAATATCTCCTATAAGTAAATCAATTCCTTCTTTTGTTTTAGAAGACACTTTATGAATAGGTGAATTTTCTAAAAATGTACCTTTGAAATAACTTCTCAAATCCTCTTCTATCATCTCAATCCATTCACTATCAACCATATCAGTTTTAGTTAAAACTATTATGCCTTTTTTAACATTTAAAAGTTGAAGAATTTCAAAATGTTCTCTTGTTTGGGGCATTACACCCTCATCTGCTGCAATAACCATTAAAACAATATCTACGCCACTTATACCTGCAAGCATATTTTTTACAAATTTTTCATGACCAGGTACATCTATAATTCCTGCTCTTCTTTTAGAGGGTAAATCAAAGTAAGTGAATCCTAAATTAATAGAAATGCCCCTCTCTTTCTCCTCTTTTGAAGTATCTGTATCTTTACCAGTAAGTGCTTTTATTAATGTTGTCTTTCCATGATCTATATGCCCAGCTGTCCCTATAATTATATTTTTCATAAGCACCCTCCTCTAAAATAAAATCCTTATTAAATTGTTTTCTCTAACTCTGTATATGCATCAACAATAGTACTAAAGTCTTTTTCAAATAAAGTTCTAATATCCATTATAACTTCTCCACCATAAACTCTAACGATTATAGGTATTTTATATTCTCTTAAAAACTTTTCTATTTTCTCTGCATTAATTTCCTCAGAATTAGCCTTTATTACATAGGTGCTTATAGTTTCAGTAGGCATAGAACCTCCACCTACCATTGAATAGTCTTCTTCTACTTTAAATTGAATCTTCTTAATTTTATTTGTTAATCTTCTTTTCAATCTCATAGAGTCTTTTTTTAATTTCAACTTATCCGTAAGTAACATATTTAAAGTTGGTATATTTTCTATAGCCTCTTTTTCTTCTTGATAATATTTTATCGTAGCTTCTAAGGCTGCTAATGTCATCTTATCAACTCTTAATGCTCTAGTGATTTGATTTTTCTTCATTTTTTCTATAAATTTTTTCTTTCCTACTACAATACCACATTGTGGTCCACCAAGCATCTTATCCCCACTAAAGGTTACTACATCAACCCCTTTTTTGATGCTTTCTTGAATTGTAGGCTCATATGTAAATCCATATTTACTAAAATCAATTAAAACTCCACTACCAATGTCTTCAACTACAGGTATTTCTTTAGAATCACCTAATTTAACAAGTTCTTCTAGAGGTACTGTCTCGGTAAATCCTAAAATTCTATAATTTGACGTATGAACTTTTAAGAGTACACCTGTATTATCTGTTATATTGTTTTCATAATCATAGATATGAGTCCTATTTGTAGTTCCTACCTCCACTAGTGTAGCTCCACTATAACGCATTACCTCTGGAACCCTAAAAGATCCTCCTATTTCTACTAATTCTCCTCTAGATACAATAGCTTCTTTCTCTTTACATAAAGTATCTAAAACAAGCATTACTGCTGCAGCATTATTATTAACTACTAAAGCAGATTCTGCTCCGGTTATTTGAGTTAACAGTTCCTCTATATGAGAATATCTAGAACCCCTTTTCCCAGTAGAAAGCTCATACTCCAAATTATTGTAATTCTCTGCTACGCTTATTACAGACTCTATTGCCTTCTTACAAAGAATAGACCTGCCAAGATTAGTATGAATAACAGTACCTGTAGCATTTATAACTTTTTTAAGTTTATTACTATTTTTACTTTCTAGTATATCAAGAGTTTTATCTATTATTTCTTCTGTAGTAAAGATTTCTATCTTCTCTTCTAAAATCTCTTTTCTATAAAAATCTATGGAATCCCTTAAAGACTGTACAACAACATTTCTCATAGAGCTTTTTAATGCCTGTTTTATCTTTTCATTTTCTAATAACTCATCAGTTTTAGGTAGACTTCTTAATAATTCCCTATTCATATATATCCCATATTCTCCTTTAATCCACAATAATATATTTATCTTTAAGTTCTGTTACCTCTCCTATAATAGAAGACTTTATGTCTAAGGTATTTAATTCTTTAATTATCTTTTCCCCTTCGTCCATAGAACATGAAACCAATAATCCTCCTGAAGTTTGTGGGTCAAACAATAAATCATCTATCCATGATTGTGATCTTCTTATTTCATATTTTCCCTCTAAATAATTTCTATTACTATATGCTCCCGCTGGAACTAATCCCATTTTAGCATATTCTTCAGCTTCTTCTATGTATGGTAACTTGCTACTATAAATCTTTAGTGTGACATTAGACCCTTCAGCCATCTCATAGCAATGTCCCATTATTCCAAAGCCCGTAATATCAGTACAAGCTGAAATTTCATATTTAGTTATAATTTCTGCAGAGTATTTGTTTAAGGTGCTCATAACCTTTACAGCTTTATTATATGCATCATCTGATGCTAATCCTGCCTTAATTGCTGTGTTAAGTATTCCTGTTCCTAATGGTTTAGTTAAAATTAAGATATCTCCAGGCCTAGAGCCATAATTTTTTAATATTTTATCAGGATGTACAATTCCCATAACTGAAAGACCATACTTGGGCTCATCATCAGAAACTGAATGTCCACCTATTACAACCGCTCCAGATTCCTTAACTTTATCAGCACCACCCTTTAGTATATCACCAAGAATATCTATGTCTAGACAATTAGGAAAACATACTATATTTAAAGCTACAGAGGGTTTGCCTCCCATTGCATAAACATCGCTTAAGGAATTTGCCGCTGCTATTTGTCCAAACATATATGGATCATCTACTACAGGAGTAAAAAAATCTAAAGTCTGAATAGCTGCAAGTTCATCAGTTAGCTTATACACTGCAGCATCATCAGCTGTTTCTATACCAACTAAAAGATTTTCATCCTCCATTTTAGGTAATTTATTTAATATCTTTGAAAGGGTCTCCGGCCCAATTTTAGCTGCTCATCCAGAAGTTTTTGAAAGTTCTGTCAGTCTTTTATTCATAAGTATCACCTCATTTGTTCACTCTTTTATATATAAAAATATAGTTTGAGTATTCAAGCATATTTTATAATAATAATTACTTAATGTCTACCTTATGTATAAATTTGTCTAAAGTTTTATCTCCAATGCCTGATATATTTTTAAGTTCATCTGCAGACTTAAATCCACCTTTTTCTTCTCTATATTGGATAATACTATTAGCTCGTGTCTCACCTATACCAGGTAATGTTTTTAACTCTTCTACGCTTGCCTTATTTATGTTTATTTTTTCACTTTTATCTTTAGCATTAGCCTTATGGCTATTTTCTTTATTTGCTTTATTATCTATCCCCTGTGTTAAAGCAGCTTCTATACTAGGGTCTATATTCTCACCTTTTTTAGGTATGTAAATTAAATCTTCATCCTGTAATCTTTTTGATAAATTCACCTTTATAAGTTCTGCCTCTTGTAAGAATCCACCAGCCATATTCACAATGTCAGAAATCCTACTTTCTGCACTTAAAGTGTATATTCCAGGTTTTTTTACAGCTCCTTTTATATCCACTTTTATTGTACTATCTTCGTCTCCTTTTACTTCCTCACCTTTATGATTTGAAACTTCTTCGCTCCCGTCTTTATGATTATCCTTATTATTTTTATTTTGCTTTATATCCTTAGGGTTTTTAGACTTATATACTGTTTCAGTTTTTTCCATATCATAATCATCAAAAATGTCTTTATATTGATTATTTTTATTATTATTAATGAAATATCCTCCAATAAATAAAATTACACAAATAAGGAGAATACCAATAGAACCAAAAATCTTTTCTTTATTTTTCATAACTACCTCCTATAATTTAATTAGTATATAGTAAAATTATTGCCAATTTCTTAAATTTATATCTTAAATCTCCTCGTAAACTTAACATATTTTTGATATACTAATTAATATATAATTCTTTTAATTAACTGAGGTGACTTTATGAAAAGGTTTCATAAAAATATTTTGTACTTTTTACTTAGTTGTTTTTTATCCTTATCTGTTTTAGGATTAAATTTAACAACAGTCTTAGGTAATCCACTACCTAAGGAACCTACTGTCTCTGCAGACGGTGCTGTAATAATGAATGGGTCAACTGGAGAAATAATCTACGGGAAAAATATAGATGCTAGATACGCTCCAGCATCTACAACAAAAATAATGACTGCCCTTTTGACTTTAGAGAACTGTAAATTAGATGATGAAGTTATTGTAAAGAAAAACTGTGAAAATGTAGATGGTTCTAAAATATACATATTCGAAGGTGAAAAATTCAAGGTAAAAGATTTATTATATGCTCTGCTCTTATCATCTGCAAACGACTGTGCTACAGCCCTTGCAGACCATATAGGTGGAAGTAAAGAAGAATTTGCTAACATAATGAATAAAAGAGCCAAAGAACTTGGCTGTACAAACACTAATTTTGTTAATCCTCATGGGCTTTATGATCCTAAGCATAGAACAACAGCTCGTGATTTAGCTTTAATAATGAAAGAGGTTACAAAGCATAAGGAATATTTAGAGATATCTAAAACTCCTCAGTATAATATACCTCCCACTAATAAATCTAAAAATCCAAGACCTCTATGGAATGGTAATAAACTTATTCATAAAACTGGAAAACAATATTATGAATTTTGTGAAGCTGCAAAAACAGGTTATACTATTGATTCCCTACATTCTTATGTTGTAAGTAGTAAAAAAGAAAATCAACAGTATATTGTATCTTTAATTCATGATAAAGATAAACAATTTTACAAGGATTCTGTCGTTCTATTTAACTATGCCTTTAATAACTTTACAACAAAAAAAATAGTTTCAAAAAATGAACCACTATATAACTATAAAATCAGTGAAAATGAAAATATTTCTTTAGTATCCGATAGAGATGTTTTTTCTTCCATTTTAAATGGCAAAGATGAAAAATTAAACATACCAACTCTCAATTTAGGAGACTTAAACTTAAAAGATAAGGATATTAAAAAAGGTGATTTTATAACAGATTTAAAATTAAATTATGCAGGAAAAGATTATCCTATAAAGCTCGTAAGCAATGAAGATCATACTTCTATAAAATCTGTATTTTCACAATCTAAAAACACTTCATTTTTTAAAAACAAAATACTAAAATATCTTATATACTTTATACTATTCATTATAGCAGTACTAATCATACTAACTATAATATCAAATAGTAAAAGATATAAAAGATCAAGAAGAACTTTAAATAGTTCCTATAAAAAAAATCTTAGAAAAACACGTCGTAGGTAGATTCAAAAAAATTAGCTTAAAGTTAGTAAAACTAAATTTTACTAACTTTAAGCTTTTTTAATAAATCGTTTATGTCTTTTGGTATAGAAGCTTCTAAATTCATTTGATTTCTATTCTTAGGATGAAGAAATTTTAATTTATATGCATGTAATGCTTGTCTTTGAATTAACTCATTTTCTTCTTTTCCATATAAGGCGTCTCCATATATAGGGTGACCTATATGACTTAAATGAACCCTTATTTGATGAGTTCTTCCTGTTTCTAGCTTTAACTTAACCAAAGAAGCATCCTTATACTCTTCAAGAACTTCATAATGAGTTATAGATGTTTGACCTTCCTTCATTACTTCTCTTTTTATAGACTCGAAAGAAGGCTTACCTATAGGCAAGTCAATTTTTCCACTCTTTTCACTTAACTTACCATGCACAATAGCAAGATAAATTTTATCTATATTATTGTTTTCCATATCTTTAGCTAAGTTCATGTGAGAATGTTGATTTTTAGCTATTATTACAAGCCCCGAAGTGTCCATATCTAGTCTGCTTACAAGCCTTACTATACAACCTTCACCATTCACTTTAAAATGATAAAGAACTCCATTTGCCAAAGTACCTTCTTTATGACTTTTAGTTGGATGCACAACCATAAAAGGTTCTTTATCTACTACTATAATATCTTCATCTTCATAAATAATATTAATAGGAATATTCTGAGGAGTTATATTTTGACTTTCTTCTCTATTTAAATCAATCTTTATTTCATCCTCTTTTTTTACTACGTAATTAAGCTTTATAATTTCTTCATTTACCAAGATTCTTTTTTCCATAGCAGCCTTTTTTATAAGTCTACTAGAAAGGCCTACATGGTATTTGAGATAATTTCTAAGCTTTACTTTATCCAGTTCTTCCGTTACTCTTATTTGTAAAAAATTGCTCCTCATTATTTTTTAAAAGTTCCTTTCCAAATTGTTAAAACTATATATATTTCTATGCGTAAGCTATTGCTTCTATCTCTATTAAAGCATCTTTAGGTAATTTAGCTACTTGAACACAAGATCTTGCTGGTGAATTATCACTAAAGAATTTTCCATAAACCTCATTTATATCTGTAAACATATTCATATCTTTTACAAAAATAGTTACTTTTATAATTTTATCTAAAGAGCTATCCTTTTCTTCTAAAATAGATTTAATATTATTTATGGATAACTCTGTAGCTCTTCGTATATCATTAACTTCCATTTCTCCCGTTATTGGATCTATAGGTAGTTGACCTGATGTAAAAATAAATTCATGGAATTTTACCCCTTGTGCATAAGGTCCTATTGCTTTTGGTGCTTTCTCTGTAGAAATAATTTCTTTCATTATAAATTCCCCCTAAGTTAATTATTTATATATTCATGATCATGTCCCAAATACACGACCACATCAAACTCACCTTCTTTTTCTTTTTTAAATTCAACATTAGATATATTAAAATCTTTCATTATTATTTTTGCTGTATCTTCATTTATACCATAAAAAATAATCTTTGTTTTATCTGTACCTGTAATATTTCCTGTGGTTATATTTTTATATCCTTTTTTAGATACATTTTCGCTCATATTTTTAGCTAATCCTACTTTATTAGTTTCGTTTAATATTTTTATATTAAATTTATCTTTAACAATGTGGGTATACCCTGGATTATGTATCATTCCTAGTATTTCTGAACTTGCTTTAGGGTCATAGATAAAATAAGATATCCCTTTAATATATTTACCTTCTCCGCCCAAAGTTTTTACATACATATTTTCTTTGCTTACCCTAGCAAATTTCATAGCATAAGCTAAAATATCTGTAGAGCTCATATTAGTTTCTACATATTCAGGTAAGGTGTTTACTATGCTTGGAATTCTAGGTATTATTGAAGGACTTTTTATCTTTTCAAAAACCTTATTCATAAACTGATGTTGATTTCTAATTCTTCCAATATCTCCATCAACAAATCCTGTACCATCATTGTTTTTTCTCCATCTAAAGAACTCCTCTGCCTTTTTCCCATCTAAGTGAACTGTAGTGCCTTTTTTAAAATCAATATGTAAATCTTGACCTTCGTCATCATACTTCATATTTCTTTCAATCTCCATATCGACTCCACCCATAGCATCTATAAGTGTTCTAAAGCCGGAATAATCTATCTTTCCATAATAGTCTATTTTAAGATCTAAAAGTTCTTCTACTTCACTTACAGCAGTTTTAACTCCACCTATAGCATGGGCTTGATTTATTTTTTTAGGTCGCCCATTAATTTCAATATAAGTATCTCTAGGAATAGATATCATAGCAAGTCTATCATTTTTAATGTTATAATTAATTAAAATCATAGTGTCAGTTCTTTTAGGATCATTTGGATTTTTAGGATCTCCTATGTCTACCCCCATTGCTAAGATATTAACAAAATCCTTATTTTCAGGCATACTTGATTCTAATTTTTCAGCCTTATTATTTA
The nucleotide sequence above comes from Hathewaya histolytica. Encoded proteins:
- the selA gene encoding L-seryl-tRNA(Sec) selenium transferase, with product MNRELLRSLPKTDELLENEKIKQALKSSMRNVVVQSLRDSIDFYRKEILEEKIEIFTTEEIIDKTLDILESKNSNKLKKVINATGTVIHTNLGRSILCKKAIESVISVAENYNNLEYELSTGKRGSRYSHIEELLTQITGAESALVVNNNAAAVMLVLDTLCKEKEAIVSRGELVEIGGSFRVPEVMRYSGATLVEVGTTNRTHIYDYENNITDNTGVLLKVHTSNYRILGFTETVPLEELVKLGDSKEIPVVEDIGSGVLIDFSKYGFTYEPTIQESIKKGVDVVTFSGDKMLGGPQCGIVVGKKKFIEKMKKNQITRALRVDKMTLAALEATIKYYQEEKEAIENIPTLNMLLTDKLKLKKDSMRLKRRLTNKIKKIQFKVEEDYSMVGGGSMPTETISTYVIKANSEEINAEKIEKFLREYKIPIIVRVYGGEVIMDIRTLFEKDFSTIVDAYTELEKTI
- the selD gene encoding selenide, water dikinase SelD, yielding MNKRLTELSKTSGUAAKIGPETLSKILNKLPKMEDENLLVGIETADDAAVYKLTDELAAIQTLDFFTPVVDDPYMFGQIAAANSLSDVYAMGGKPSVALNIVCFPNCLDIDILGDILKGGADKVKESGAVVIGGHSVSDDEPKYGLSVMGIVHPDKILKNYGSRPGDILILTKPLGTGILNTAIKAGLASDDAYNKAVKVMSTLNKYSAEIITKYEISACTDITGFGIMGHCYEMAEGSNVTLKIYSSKLPYIEEAEEYAKMGLVPAGAYSNRNYLEGKYEIRRSQSWIDDLLFDPQTSGGLLVSCSMDEGEKIIKELNTLDIKSSIIGEVTELKDKYIIVD
- a CDS encoding helix-hairpin-helix domain-containing protein, with amino-acid sequence MKNKEKIFGSIGILLICVILFIGGYFINNNKNNQYKDIFDDYDMEKTETVYKSKNPKDIKQNKNNKDNHKDGSEEVSNHKGEEVKGDEDSTIKVDIKGAVKKPGIYTLSAESRISDIVNMAGGFLQEAELIKVNLSKRLQDEDLIYIPKKGENIDPSIEAALTQGIDNKANKENSHKANAKDKSEKININKASVEELKTLPGIGETRANSIIQYREEKGGFKSADELKNISGIGDKTLDKFIHKVDIK
- a CDS encoding P-type ATPase, with translation MKDWYKTSYKNVLEDLHSDLELGLNYDKVERNREAYGRNIISNPNSTSMFKLFLKEIFQAWFICSIILMIILYYLNLRYIFVISFGLVGILFLFFLILDLEEEKKLNSLAVLNDATAKVIREGKEEIIRVEDLVVGDIVFLFKNSYVPADIRVIEVNKLKVNELPITGKDYLVEKFPAKLEGDLSIDKMSNMVFKSTIIKEGSGLGIVVSTGMDTKIGSFMKTLSLHENHKEFFINEVRKVMNKFALAGIGLSLLCGVFGYTLGVERQILTEIIATLIFVTLPVQNIIVLVIILFIYMKKKRTDGVFLKNISCIKHIAKTQTLFLNKYGILSKDEMIIRKIFVDDKLLFIKSKGSFEIQKIYKDQQEITKKDINNFNYATLERLINISLLCNDSDYTRENEEFKGASKEIAMIKFGLNNYIDKKELNNKYSRIFKVPIEGNNGIKTTVNKVENNYRANVVGNLDVILENSTHILKSGIEVELKNEDLDKIKESALDMAIEGMEITAFAYRNFNYEPSKDENIESNLVFVGLIGFLNPIKIETYSFKDTCNDLNVNPIVFTDDNKMVAKVFGKEIGIIGDTNEIYSGVEFDFMSLKELNNVVSKEVLFSKLDEHHKEIVVKGHKDKKYYTLAIGNKLIDLPYMSKGDISISMGKNSSNIVKKISDVFIDDLNINKIFKLIFESRFITRFCKTLIYETFLCSSIFIFYLILSLILNKGKILSLYEVFLINIPLVITNCIVILMEDKRSIFNREEPRTYYGEKDYNLNLSFLLMKSIGIALISYVFYSYSVSRFIDIPNSLILFFNLGIGIVFTPLNLINNGIIFKNLVSNILVILNILFMFFITSVLGSMKGFSFIMFSKEHYVFITAILIIHYIFSLSFKKVSYAIEEMYMDYY
- the selB gene encoding selenocysteine-specific translation elongation factor produces the protein MKNIIIGTAGHIDHGKTTLIKALTGKDTDTSKEEKERGISINLGFTYFDLPSKRRAGIIDVPGHEKFVKNMLAGISGVDIVLMVIAADEGVMPQTREHFEILQLLNVKKGIIVLTKTDMVDSEWIEMIEEDLRSYFKGTFLENSPIHKVSSKTKEGIDLLIGDIDKLTEEISEKDVEGHFRLPVDRAFSVSGFGTVITGTIISGSVRVGDTVEIYPNNIKTKIRSIQIHGESKEVGEAGQRCALNLSNVKLSEVKRGDVISGEGLMESSMIIDCKLYYLKSMDKPLLNRQRVRLYHGTNEILCRVIILDREELNPGESTFVQLRLESELTSQRNDRFVIRNYSPMYTIGGGIIINPVSKKTKRFDKDYIEELKIKESGKTEGILESAIKKMSKDFPEITTLVKALGKNEQNIEGNIEELVSQGKVIKLTSVDNPIYIHKDYIESRKKDIINILKAYHLKNPLKIGMGKEEVKNKIFGIKLKQKAYDEILNILKEEKAVRFSENFLFLYDFDIKLSKEQEAIKNKIIYEYKKGEFNPPKISDIMNDEKDKKTFKMVYDMLVDNGALIKLSLDSILLKEYYDRGKDKIVKHIKEKGKLSTSEGREILNTNRKTAVSLLEHMDSLKITKRVENDRVLF